A stretch of Zymoseptoria tritici IPO323 chromosome 1, whole genome shotgun sequence DNA encodes these proteins:
- the CYP-12 gene encoding putative P450 monooxygenase (P450 with unknown function. Multiple seq alignment and NJ analysis clustered this model with E_GW.10.630.1 (a P450 located in a cluster with a geranyl geranyltransferase type II, beta subunit and genes potentially involved in the degradation of aromatic compounds). ...) has product MALPALLSNSDTSSVRTLSLALLGLLISSIGYLLHVKFRPGLRRIPGPWLASISSLDRLRSAASGQQMNYHLKLHEQYGPLVRIGPNHVSFAYADLIPDVYGVGTKFRKSDFYTLFDTPTTTGVAPNVFSVRDEVAHRDMRRPAANAYSMSSLRELEPMNDACSAVIVEKFNKYVDKEIDLGTWLQWYAFDVVTSITFSNTLGMLEQERDVDNVIEAIEAGLAYNSVIGQVPWLHKLLFGNPMVVKVANLVPSIRKMSNSFELMSAFLKRQVKRYENEEFNTIPLQDMLSRFKRVKDGKLLMSDDLVLSHTGSNIFAGSDTTAISLRSVFYNLCRNKQAHDKLLAEIDEADRNGLLSNPVSFAEAQRLPYFQAVMKEALRLHPAVGQLLERRVPKGGADIGGAWLPEGTIVGMNPWVSARDGSVYGLDHDDFRPERWLEASETQLRLMDRNDLSFGAGARTCLGKNISILEMSKLIPELYRHFDFELTDPTKEWELHDYWFVKQTGLICKVKRRERSC; this is encoded by the exons ATGGCTTTACCAGCACTTCTCTCCAACTCAGACACTTCCAGCGTGCGTACCCTCTCACTCGCACTTCTGGGCCTCCTCATCAGCAGCATCGGATATCTCCTACACGTCAAGTTTCGTCCTGGTCTGCGAAGGATTCCCGGACCATGGCTGGCCTCCATTTCCTCTCTCGATCGACTACGATCCGCTGCCAGTGGTCAGCAGATGAATTATCATCTGAAACTTCATGAGCAATATGGACCGTTAGTGCGCATCGGGCCAAATCATGTCTCCTTCGCATATGCAGATTTGATACCGGATGTGTACGGCGTTGGGACCAAGTTTCGAAAG TCGGACTTCTACACACTGTTCGACACCCCGACTACGACTGGGGTGGCGCCAAATGTGTTCTCCGTTCGAGATGAAGTAGCGCATCGCGACATGCGGCGGCCGGCTGCCAATGCATATTCGATGAGCTCATTGAGAGAACTGGAGCCGATGAACGACGCTTGTTCCGCAGTGATCGTGGAGAAGTTCAACAAGTACGTGGACAAGGAGATCGATTTGGGAACTTGGCTGCAG TGGTATGCCTTCGACGTCGTGACCTCAATCACCTTCTCCAACACACTCGGAATGCTCGAGCAGGAACGCGATGTGGACAATGTCATCGAAGCCATCGAAGCTGGGCTCGCCTACAACAGCGTGATCGGACAGGTGCCATGGCTTCACAAGCTGCTCTTCGGCAATCCCATGGTCGTGAAAGTCGCGAATTTGGTTCCTTCGATCCGGAAGATGAGCAATAGCTTTGAACTGATGAGTGCTTTCCTCAAGAGACAAGTGAAACGCTACGAGAACGAGGAGTTCAACACGATCCCTTTGCAGGACATGCTTAGTCGTTTCAAGCGCGTCAAAGATGGAAAGCTGCTGATGAGTGACGACTTGGTCCTCAGTCACACCGGGAGTAACAT TTTCGCCGGCTCCGACACGACTGCGATATCCCTGCGCTCCGTATTTTACAACCTGTGCCGGAACAAGCAAGCCCACGACAAGCTGCTCGCCGAGATCGATGAAGCAGATAGAAACGGCCTGTTATCCAACCCCGTGTCGTTCGCCGAAGCACAACGTCTACCGTACTTCCAAGCCGTTATGAAGGAAGCCTTGCGCCTACATCCTGCAGTCGGACAACTATTGGAGCGACGGGTGCCCAAAGGCGGAGCGGACATCGGTGGCGCGTGGTTACCAGAGGGGACAATCGTCGGCATGAACCCATGGGTCAGCGCAAGGGACGGGTCGGTGTATGGGCTTGACCATGACGATTTTCGTCCCGAAAGATGGCTGGAGGCAAGCGAAACACAGCTGCGACTGATGGATCGCAATGACCTCTCCTTCGGTGCAGGGGCTAGGACTTGTCTGGGTAAGAATATCTCAATACTTGAGATGTCAAAACTCATCCCTGAGCTGTATCGGcacttcgacttcgaatTGACGGATCCGACGAAAGAGTGGGAGCTGCACGATTACTGGTTTGTCAAGCAGACCGGGTTGATCTGCAAGGTGAAGCGCAGAGAGCGATCTTGCTAG